A single window of Labrus mixtus chromosome 23, fLabMix1.1, whole genome shotgun sequence DNA harbors:
- the tmem179ba gene encoding transmembrane protein 179B, which produces MASTGLLLLELGLYASCFVCGIVTAASITIVQGNFGGRCMLYGLVSYNGSASLIDVQSSSSSSLCYFVSAISVMVAVVCFSLSLYWLYSFCIDGEVRRERMWMNMIVIVCGAFLFFLLITGCMLKIGRDSLCHSVITNVPNITSCEEAQTRQWVSPLKGGRFYNSLYKAETAVWVNFFFWLIIGGLVFIQRRQSSGSKVIAGGFGGPAGGLFGDPGVTAAETEPFFNRPARPQ; this is translated from the exons ATGGCATCAACgggactgctgctgctggagttgGGACTTTACGCCAGCTGTTTCGTCTGTGGGATCGTCACCGCCGCGTCCATCACCATAGTCCAG GGTAATTTTGGCGGTCGGTGTATGCTTTATGGACTCGTCTCTTACAATGGATCAGCGAGCCTCATTGACGTCcagtcctccagctcctcctctctgtgctaCTTTGTGTCGGCCATATCTGTCATGGTGGCAGTGGTGTGTTTCTCGTTGTCACTGTACTGGCTCTACAGTTTCTGCATCGACGGGGAGGTCAGAAG GGAGCGCATGTGGATGAACATGATCGTGATCGTGTGCGGCGCCTTCCTGTTCTTCCTGCTCATCACGGGGTGCATGCTGAAGATCGGACGCGACTCGCTCTGCCACTCGGTCATAACCAACGTCCCCAACATTACCAG CTGTGAGGAGGCCCAGACCAGGCAGTGGGTCAGTCCACTCAAAGGAGGACGCTTCTACAACAGTCTGTACAAAGCAGAG ACGGCAGTGTGggtcaacttcttcttctggCTCATCATCGGTGGTCTGGTGTTTATTCAGAGGCGCCAGAgttcagggtcaaaggtcattgCCGGAGGGTTTGGCGGACCAGCTGGAGGGCTTTTTGGCGACCCGGGAGTGACGGCTGCAGAGACGGAGCCCTTTTTCAACCGACCCGCGCGGCCACAGTGA
- the prox3 gene encoding prospero homeobox 3 isoform X1, translating to MDSPTDLFDDSAPQIHAFAPTHSSTDLPAVHPQPSAGRPPPAFRPLGFPLIHHLLQPGGAPRRIGGQLNPNLSTHRHLEDTHLEEERGEKDGHVGQDVDGGEGEVMEGEESLLVVKKRHSDTALAADWSQDILKVKRMKLESRPRDGEAEEGGRRREGGREGKRREKEELKEQLEEARERLQALQEKVWRAFGEKHMAEEDKNRRSKNRGGGDGRERDVGMMEEEEITEGLYDEEDIDGGEIEKESFSLFSVSPFDNFHKRGEERQKDSERRMERGRGGGGGGLHFEGLMEGAGLWLDCGGLLRGDWQGGVEEEGEEGGQKFAQALKLELGSAVARVIDRVLRLYTEMTDINPASPPAAISFLPSDTGNEGARERGMWMGLLTRGDEKMRGKEDKRGEQDEEREKHFEKTNNGNALASHRSETSDLAMPLAVQRSSDIRKAHPLLGPPLSSHLNSSHPNLSLHHPSLPRPPPLSHPTLLPSAQQPKEPSSSFHPSSSSSSSSSSSFPPPPPPPPPPPPLPLPLLHYSMQQLFSRSLHHSQLPHLPLSRKDYLSADPFLEFSSHPSSHPSFPPLPLLGHLDPSLARHAHGGRERERGMRGDGGIRGGMDGGELYLTAGGVYTQEGLSPCHLKKAKLMFFYARYPSSNTLKTYFPDVKFNRCVTSQMIKWFSNFREFFYIQMERFARQAVREALNREGAPRVGRESQLRVGRDSELYRILNMHYNKSNVYQVPERFIEVSDLALREFYSAIWTGRDSDPCWKKGIYKIICKLDSPVPDAFRLPGCPVG from the exons ATGGATTCCCCCACAGATCTTTTCGACGACTCAGCTCCACAGATTCATGCATTTGCACCCACTCACAGCTCCACAGACCTCCCCGCCGTCCACCCTCAACCGAGCGCAGGCCGCCCTCCTCCCGCCTTCAGACCCCTTGGCTTCCCCCTcatccaccacctcctccagcCAGGTGGAGCCCCCAGGAGAATTGGAGGGCAACTCAACCCGAACCTGAGCACGCACAGACACCTGGAGGACACGCAtttagaggaggagagaggagagaaggatggGCATGTGGGGCAAGATGTTGATGGAGGAGAAGGGGAAGTgatggaaggagaggagagcttGTTGGTGGTGAAgaagagacacagtgacaccGCCCTCGCTGCCGATTGGAGTCAAGACATCTTGAAAGTGAAGAGGATGAAGCTGGAGAGCCGACCAAGAGACGGAGAGGCGGAAGAGGGAGGCAGGAGgcgtgagggagggagggaggggaagaggagagagaaggaggagctgAAAGAGCAGCTAGAGGAGGCAAGAGAGAGACTGCAGGCCCTGCAGGAGAAAGTATGGAGGGCTTTTGGGGAAAAGCACATGGCAGAGGAGGATAAGAATAGGAGGAGCAAAAAtaggggaggaggagacgggagagagagagatgtggggatgatggaggaggaggagatcacGGAAGGGTTGTATGATGAAGAAGACATTGACGGTGGGGAAATAGAAAAAGAGtccttctccctcttttctgtttctccttttGATAACTTCCACAAGCGGGGAGAGGAGAGGCAAAAAGACAGcgagaggaggatggagagaggaagaggaggcggaggagggggTTTGCACTTTGAGGGACTGATGGAGGGAGCAGGGTTGTGGTTGGACTGCGGAGGGCTCTTAAGAGGAGATTGGCAAGGAGGGGTGGAAGAGGAAGGTGAGGAAGGAGGGCAGAAGTTTGCTCAGGCACTGAAGCTGGAATTGGGCAGCGCTGTGGCGCGAGTCATCGATCGAGTGCTCCGCCTTTACACCGAGATGACAGATATAAATCCTGCCTCTCCACCTGCCGCCATTTCTTTCCTGCCGTCCGACACAGGGAAtgagggagcgagggagagaggaatGTGGATGGGACTCTTGACAAGAGGGGACGAGAAGATGAGAGGGAaggaggataaaagaggagaacaggatgaagaaagagagaagcactttgaaaaaacaaataatgggAACGCTCTTGCTTCTCACCGCAGCGAAACCTCAGACCTGGCGATGCcattggctgttcagaggtCGTCTGACATCCGAAAGGCCCACCCACTCCTCGGCCCACCTCTCTCTTCTCATCTAAACTCCTCTCACCCAAACCTCTCCCTTCATCACCCTTCTCTACCTCGCCCGCCTCCTCTTTCCCACCCTACCCTTTTACCCTCAGCCCAACAACCCAAGGAACCCTCCTCATCATTCCACCCGtcgtcatcctcctcttcctcttcctcatcttccttccccccacctccaccacctcctccccctcctccccctctccctctcccgctCCTCCACTACTCCATGCAGCAGctcttctctcgctctctccacCACTCTCAGCTGCCCCACCTCCCCCTGTCCCGCAAAGACTATTTGAGCGCCGACCCCTTTTTGGAGTTCTCGTCTCACCCATCTTCTCACCCCTCTTTCCCTCCGCTCCCTTTGCTCGGTCACCTGGACCCTTCCCTTGCACGCCACGCTCACGGCggcagggagagggagagagggatgaggggAGATGGGGGAATAAGAGGAGGGATGGACGGGGGAGAGCTCTACCTTACTGCTGGAGGA GTATACACTCAGGAGGGCTTGTCTCCCTGCCATCTGAAGAAAGCCAAGCTCATGTTCTTCTACGCACGCTATCCCAGCTCCAATACACTTAAGACTTACTTCCCTGATGTCAAG TTTAACCGCTGTGTGACCTCCCAGATGATTAAATGGTTCAGCAACTTCAGAGAGTTCTTCTACATCCAGATGGAGCGCTTTGCACGACAGGCTGTCCGTGAGGCTCTCAACCG GGAGGGTGCACCCCGTGTGGGCAGAGAGAGTCAGCTGAGAGTTGGCCGTGACTCGGAGCTTTACCGCATACTAAACATGCACTACAATAAAAGTAACGTCTACCAG GTCCCAGAGAGGTTCATCGAGGTGTCAGACTTGGCTCTGAGGGAGTTTTACTCAGCCATTTGGACTGGGAGAGACAGCGACCCCTGCTGGAAGAAAGGGATCTATAAAATCATCTGTAAGCTTGACAGTCCTGTGCCAGATGCCTTCAGACTGCCCGGTTGTCCTGTCGGCTGA
- the prox3 gene encoding prospero homeobox 3 isoform X2: MDSPTDLFDDSAPQIHAFAPTHSSTDLPAVHPQPSAGRPPPAFRPLGFPLIHHLLQPGGAPRRIGGQLNPNLSTHRHLEDTHLEEERGEKDGHVGQDVDGGEGEVMEGEESLLVVKKRHSDTALAADWSQDILKVKRMKLESRPRDGEAEEGGRRREGGREGKRREKEELKEQLEEARERLQALQEKVWRAFGEKHMAEEDKNRRSKNRGGGDGRERDVGMMEEEEITEGLYDEEDIDGGEIEKESFSLFSVSPFDNFHKRGEERQKDSERRMERGRGGGGGGLHFEGLMEGAGLWLDCGGLLRGDWQGGVEEEGEEGGQKFAQALKLELGSAVARVIDRVLRLYTEMTDINPASPPAAISFLPSDTGNEGARERGMWMGLLTRGDEKMRGKEDKRGEQDEEREKHFEKTNNGNALASHRSETSDLAMPLAVQRSSDIRKAHPLLGPPLSSHLNSSHPNLSLHHPSLPRPPPLSHPTLLPSAQQPKEPSSSFHPSSSSSSSSSSSFPPPPPPPPPPPPLPLPLLHYSMQQLFSRSLHHSQLPHLPLSRKDYLSADPFLEFSSHPSSHPSFPPLPLLGHLDPSLARHAHGGRERERGMRGDGGIRGGMDGGELYLTAGGTQEGLSPCHLKKAKLMFFYARYPSSNTLKTYFPDVKFNRCVTSQMIKWFSNFREFFYIQMERFARQAVREALNREGAPRVGRESQLRVGRDSELYRILNMHYNKSNVYQVPERFIEVSDLALREFYSAIWTGRDSDPCWKKGIYKIICKLDSPVPDAFRLPGCPVG; encoded by the exons ATGGATTCCCCCACAGATCTTTTCGACGACTCAGCTCCACAGATTCATGCATTTGCACCCACTCACAGCTCCACAGACCTCCCCGCCGTCCACCCTCAACCGAGCGCAGGCCGCCCTCCTCCCGCCTTCAGACCCCTTGGCTTCCCCCTcatccaccacctcctccagcCAGGTGGAGCCCCCAGGAGAATTGGAGGGCAACTCAACCCGAACCTGAGCACGCACAGACACCTGGAGGACACGCAtttagaggaggagagaggagagaaggatggGCATGTGGGGCAAGATGTTGATGGAGGAGAAGGGGAAGTgatggaaggagaggagagcttGTTGGTGGTGAAgaagagacacagtgacaccGCCCTCGCTGCCGATTGGAGTCAAGACATCTTGAAAGTGAAGAGGATGAAGCTGGAGAGCCGACCAAGAGACGGAGAGGCGGAAGAGGGAGGCAGGAGgcgtgagggagggagggaggggaagaggagagagaaggaggagctgAAAGAGCAGCTAGAGGAGGCAAGAGAGAGACTGCAGGCCCTGCAGGAGAAAGTATGGAGGGCTTTTGGGGAAAAGCACATGGCAGAGGAGGATAAGAATAGGAGGAGCAAAAAtaggggaggaggagacgggagagagagagatgtggggatgatggaggaggaggagatcacGGAAGGGTTGTATGATGAAGAAGACATTGACGGTGGGGAAATAGAAAAAGAGtccttctccctcttttctgtttctccttttGATAACTTCCACAAGCGGGGAGAGGAGAGGCAAAAAGACAGcgagaggaggatggagagaggaagaggaggcggaggagggggTTTGCACTTTGAGGGACTGATGGAGGGAGCAGGGTTGTGGTTGGACTGCGGAGGGCTCTTAAGAGGAGATTGGCAAGGAGGGGTGGAAGAGGAAGGTGAGGAAGGAGGGCAGAAGTTTGCTCAGGCACTGAAGCTGGAATTGGGCAGCGCTGTGGCGCGAGTCATCGATCGAGTGCTCCGCCTTTACACCGAGATGACAGATATAAATCCTGCCTCTCCACCTGCCGCCATTTCTTTCCTGCCGTCCGACACAGGGAAtgagggagcgagggagagaggaatGTGGATGGGACTCTTGACAAGAGGGGACGAGAAGATGAGAGGGAaggaggataaaagaggagaacaggatgaagaaagagagaagcactttgaaaaaacaaataatgggAACGCTCTTGCTTCTCACCGCAGCGAAACCTCAGACCTGGCGATGCcattggctgttcagaggtCGTCTGACATCCGAAAGGCCCACCCACTCCTCGGCCCACCTCTCTCTTCTCATCTAAACTCCTCTCACCCAAACCTCTCCCTTCATCACCCTTCTCTACCTCGCCCGCCTCCTCTTTCCCACCCTACCCTTTTACCCTCAGCCCAACAACCCAAGGAACCCTCCTCATCATTCCACCCGtcgtcatcctcctcttcctcttcctcatcttccttccccccacctccaccacctcctccccctcctccccctctccctctcccgctCCTCCACTACTCCATGCAGCAGctcttctctcgctctctccacCACTCTCAGCTGCCCCACCTCCCCCTGTCCCGCAAAGACTATTTGAGCGCCGACCCCTTTTTGGAGTTCTCGTCTCACCCATCTTCTCACCCCTCTTTCCCTCCGCTCCCTTTGCTCGGTCACCTGGACCCTTCCCTTGCACGCCACGCTCACGGCggcagggagagggagagagggatgaggggAGATGGGGGAATAAGAGGAGGGATGGACGGGGGAGAGCTCTACCTTACTGCTGGAGGA ACTCAGGAGGGCTTGTCTCCCTGCCATCTGAAGAAAGCCAAGCTCATGTTCTTCTACGCACGCTATCCCAGCTCCAATACACTTAAGACTTACTTCCCTGATGTCAAG TTTAACCGCTGTGTGACCTCCCAGATGATTAAATGGTTCAGCAACTTCAGAGAGTTCTTCTACATCCAGATGGAGCGCTTTGCACGACAGGCTGTCCGTGAGGCTCTCAACCG GGAGGGTGCACCCCGTGTGGGCAGAGAGAGTCAGCTGAGAGTTGGCCGTGACTCGGAGCTTTACCGCATACTAAACATGCACTACAATAAAAGTAACGTCTACCAG GTCCCAGAGAGGTTCATCGAGGTGTCAGACTTGGCTCTGAGGGAGTTTTACTCAGCCATTTGGACTGGGAGAGACAGCGACCCCTGCTGGAAGAAAGGGATCTATAAAATCATCTGTAAGCTTGACAGTCCTGTGCCAGATGCCTTCAGACTGCCCGGTTGTCCTGTCGGCTGA